Proteins encoded within one genomic window of Candidatus Aminicenantes bacterium:
- a CDS encoding YcbK family protein, producing the protein MMTGKKLNRSIGKVGKTLPAAIFAIFMALTPLFPMDGGTRTLSGDRRLSLYVLNNRERIEIDYCLDGVYVPVALSMIDRLLRDPLNGGVKSIDPKLLDLLYELHAKVGATGPFTVVCGYRSPQTNAALRAHNPAVAEYSLHMEGKAVDIQLPGVPLQTLYKAALDMKAGGVGYYPRSGFIHVDVGPVRTW; encoded by the coding sequence ATGATGACCGGAAAAAAGCTGAATCGATCGATCGGCAAAGTCGGAAAGACGCTGCCGGCCGCGATTTTTGCCATATTTATGGCCTTAACGCCCCTCTTTCCCATGGACGGCGGAACGCGCACGCTCTCGGGCGACCGACGGCTGTCTCTCTATGTCCTCAACAACCGCGAGCGGATCGAGATCGACTACTGCTTGGACGGCGTCTATGTCCCGGTGGCTTTGTCCATGATCGACCGCCTCCTCCGGGACCCGTTAAATGGCGGCGTCAAATCTATCGACCCCAAGCTCCTTGACCTGCTCTACGAGCTTCATGCCAAGGTCGGCGCAACCGGACCATTTACAGTGGTTTGCGGCTACCGTTCACCCCAGACGAACGCCGCTCTCCGGGCCCACAATCCCGCCGTGGCCGAGTATAGCCTGCACATGGAAGGGAAAGCCGTCGATATTCAGCTTCCCGGAGTCCCCCTTCAAACTCTCTATAAAGCCGCCTTGGATATGAAGGCCGGCGGGGTCGGCTATTATCCGAGATCCGGGTTCATCCACGTGGATGTCGGTCCGGTTCGCACTTGGTGA
- a CDS encoding L,D-transpeptidase family protein, whose amino-acid sequence MKNFCRFALLALIAARPFPSIAAKAFPPPSDPVDTAVVIRERLAVSPRGEGLVCNGDCLVGSEALQRFYERRMYEPAWTRDGMPLANIDDMIRVLAQVWLDGLKSGAYHLEPIRSALDAVQTDRRGAAGDSALRLADLDLLLSDAFILLATHLASGTVEPAMIESEWFIQVNRPDAAAVLRRALNMSDVAGALDTLRPSRPEYASLREALRELTNVVARGGWPPVPIGPSIRPGDSGPRVLALRERLALGGDLAAGSAAAGPAAAADVYDDTVAAAVRRFQTRLGTAPDGVVGQETLASLNVSAEERLTQLKVNLERWRWLPRDFGRRYLMINIPAFHLDLVENGSVTLDMRVVVGSNAAQTPVFEEMMTTIEVNPVWNVPATIAAKEIVANVKREPGYFRRWGYKLYDGWGAGASEIDPSAVDWNALNESNFRYRVLQAPGPLNSLGRLAFLFPNPWAVYLHDTPQRELFQQSTRSFSHGCIRIAWPLDLAVALLRNDPAWTKESLQAAIDGGANKMLSIPDPLPVYIVYLTAWREPDGAIHFRKDIYGRDAALAQALGGDIPPAPLPATGR is encoded by the coding sequence TTGAAGAATTTTTGCCGCTTCGCCCTCTTGGCCTTGATCGCCGCCCGGCCGTTTCCGTCAATCGCCGCAAAGGCTTTCCCCCCGCCCTCTGATCCCGTCGATACGGCCGTCGTCATCCGGGAACGCCTGGCCGTCTCACCGCGAGGGGAAGGCCTGGTCTGCAACGGGGATTGCCTGGTCGGATCGGAGGCCTTACAGCGCTTTTATGAACGACGGATGTACGAGCCGGCCTGGACCCGGGACGGGATGCCGCTGGCCAACATTGACGACATGATCAGGGTCCTAGCCCAAGTTTGGCTGGACGGGCTGAAGAGCGGCGCCTATCATCTCGAGCCCATCCGTTCGGCTTTGGATGCTGTGCAGACGGACCGGCGCGGCGCGGCCGGCGATTCGGCCCTCCGGCTGGCCGACCTCGATCTCTTGCTGAGCGATGCCTTCATCCTGCTGGCCACGCATCTCGCCTCCGGGACCGTCGAGCCGGCTATGATCGAGTCGGAATGGTTCATCCAAGTGAACCGCCCTGACGCGGCAGCGGTGCTGCGACGGGCTCTGAATATGAGCGACGTGGCGGGCGCCCTGGACACCTTGCGACCCTCCCGACCGGAATACGCGAGCCTGCGGGAAGCCCTCCGGGAACTCACCAACGTCGTCGCCCGGGGGGGCTGGCCGCCGGTACCCATCGGCCCCTCGATCCGACCCGGGGACTCCGGGCCGCGGGTTCTGGCGCTGCGGGAGAGGCTGGCTTTAGGCGGCGACTTGGCCGCGGGCTCCGCCGCGGCGGGTCCTGCGGCGGCGGCGGACGTCTACGATGATACGGTCGCGGCGGCGGTCCGTCGTTTCCAGACCCGCCTCGGGACCGCCCCGGACGGGGTCGTGGGCCAGGAAACGCTGGCCTCGCTCAACGTTTCGGCCGAAGAGAGGCTGACCCAGCTGAAGGTCAACCTGGAGCGTTGGCGCTGGCTGCCCCGCGACTTCGGCCGCCGCTACCTCATGATCAACATTCCGGCCTTCCACCTCGATCTGGTCGAGAATGGATCCGTGACCCTCGATATGCGGGTGGTCGTCGGGTCCAACGCGGCCCAAACCCCCGTCTTCGAAGAGATGATGACGACAATTGAGGTCAACCCCGTCTGGAACGTCCCGGCCACGATCGCAGCCAAGGAAATAGTGGCCAACGTCAAGCGGGAGCCAGGCTATTTCCGCCGCTGGGGCTACAAGCTGTATGACGGCTGGGGCGCTGGGGCGTCCGAGATCGATCCGTCGGCCGTGGATTGGAACGCCCTGAACGAGTCGAATTTCCGGTACCGCGTCCTTCAGGCCCCGGGTCCCCTGAACTCGCTCGGACGGCTGGCCTTCCTGTTCCCCAATCCGTGGGCGGTTTACCTGCACGACACCCCGCAGAGGGAGCTTTTTCAACAGTCTACGCGCTCCTTCAGCCACGGCTGCATTAGGATCGCCTGGCCGCTTGACCTGGCAGTCGCGCTCCTGCGCAACGACCCGGCTTGGACAAAAGAAAGCCTCCAGGCGGCTATCGACGGAGGCGCGAATAAAATGCTTTCCATCCCCGACCCCCTCCCGGTCTATATCGTCTATCTTACGGCTTGGCGGGAACCGGACGGCGCCATTCACTTTCGGAAGGATATCTATGGCCGGGATGCCGCACTCGCCCAAGCGCTGGGGGGGGATATTCCGCCGGCCCCGCTCCCCGCGACAGGGCGTTGA
- a CDS encoding alkaline phosphatase — MSRSNTCRRALALGVLIAFLVVAGPPILGQSAGFTPASATPRQVRDLRVNNFILMIPDGMGTAHATLGRWYKFIKTGDNRLVFDDLACGFVRTYWATGLITDSAPAAAAMATGFKTSASMVSVRPTKVTMPGVQALGEGEANTPVATVLEAAKARGFAAGLVVTCEFPHATPAGFSSHYIQRSAMDLLAEQQVYQGMDVVLGGGRKYLDPKSRKDKEDLVRVLQDRGYRYLTDPAELASATESRIWGAFAETSLARDLDRDPAKEPSLEDMTKKALTVLSRNKKGFFLMIEGSQVDWGAHVNDPVGTASEILAFEKAVAAVLAFARRDGHTAVIIAADHSTGGLSIGNPDVGDLPLERFAGAMSKPTATPTKTAAVILADPQPAMDKARLAVASLLGIDDWKPAEIPEFESLLQEKNAKKLEIFLARALSRRAGVGWVFTGHGGEDVGLYGYHPRGPRLSGVVQNSDIALYIEMCLGLDLKGQTADRFVRADAAFGPVGAELTVDVGDSENPVLVATAKGRSLRLPVNKSAALLDGRPVELDGVVVCTSVIGGKSAPEPKYWFVPRRAAALLK, encoded by the coding sequence GTGTCCCGATCCAACACTTGTCGACGCGCACTCGCCCTTGGCGTCTTAATCGCCTTCCTAGTTGTTGCCGGGCCCCCGATTTTGGGGCAATCCGCCGGCTTTACCCCCGCATCCGCGACGCCCCGGCAGGTCCGCGACCTGCGCGTGAATAATTTCATCCTGATGATCCCCGACGGCATGGGGACCGCCCATGCGACCCTCGGGCGCTGGTACAAGTTCATCAAGACGGGCGACAACCGGCTGGTCTTCGACGACCTGGCCTGCGGCTTCGTCCGAACATATTGGGCGACCGGCCTGATCACGGATTCGGCTCCCGCGGCGGCGGCCATGGCCACGGGCTTCAAGACGTCGGCTAGCATGGTCTCTGTGCGCCCGACCAAGGTGACCATGCCGGGCGTGCAGGCCTTGGGCGAAGGCGAGGCTAATACCCCGGTCGCCACCGTTCTGGAAGCAGCCAAGGCCCGCGGCTTCGCCGCCGGCCTGGTGGTGACCTGCGAATTCCCGCATGCCACTCCGGCCGGGTTTTCCAGCCATTACATCCAGCGCAGCGCCATGGATCTGCTGGCTGAGCAGCAGGTCTACCAGGGCATGGACGTCGTCCTGGGAGGAGGCCGAAAATACCTCGATCCCAAGTCCCGCAAGGACAAGGAGGATCTGGTCCGGGTCCTCCAGGATCGCGGCTATCGGTATCTGACGGATCCGGCCGAGCTGGCTTCCGCCACGGAAAGCCGGATTTGGGGGGCCTTCGCCGAGACCAGCCTGGCCCGGGATTTGGACCGCGACCCGGCTAAGGAGCCGTCGCTCGAGGATATGACGAAAAAGGCCTTGACCGTCTTGTCACGCAATAAGAAAGGGTTTTTCCTGATGATCGAAGGGAGCCAAGTGGATTGGGGCGCCCATGTCAATGATCCCGTCGGCACCGCTTCCGAGATCCTGGCCTTCGAGAAGGCCGTGGCTGCGGTTCTGGCGTTCGCCCGGCGCGACGGCCATACGGCGGTGATCATCGCCGCGGATCACAGCACGGGCGGGCTCAGCATCGGCAACCCGGACGTCGGCGACTTGCCGTTGGAGCGGTTCGCCGGAGCGATGAGCAAGCCCACGGCCACGCCGACCAAGACGGCGGCCGTGATCCTGGCCGATCCGCAGCCGGCCATGGATAAGGCCCGCCTGGCGGTCGCCTCCCTGCTCGGGATCGATGACTGGAAGCCGGCCGAAATTCCCGAGTTCGAGTCCTTGCTGCAGGAGAAAAACGCCAAGAAGCTGGAGATTTTTCTGGCCAGAGCCCTATCCCGGCGGGCCGGGGTCGGCTGGGTCTTTACGGGCCACGGCGGTGAGGACGTCGGCTTGTACGGCTACCACCCTCGCGGCCCTCGGCTCTCCGGGGTCGTCCAGAACAGCGACATCGCGCTTTATATCGAGATGTGTCTGGGCTTGGACCTCAAGGGCCAGACGGCCGATCGCTTCGTCCGGGCGGATGCGGCCTTCGGGCCCGTCGGCGCGGAGTTGACCGTGGACGTGGGGGATTCGGAAAACCCCGTCCTGGTGGCGACGGCCAAAGGGCGGAGCTTGCGCCTGCCGGTCAACAAAAGCGCGGCCCTGCTAGACGGCCGCCCGGTCGAGCTGGACGGCGTCGTGGTCTGCACCTCCGTGATCGGCGGAAAATCGGCGCCCGAGCCCAAATACTGGTTTGTGCCGCGCCGCGCTGCGGCGCTACTAAAATAG
- a CDS encoding glycoside hydrolase family 127 protein: protein MIRRIPLPAVFLGAAALLSAACVTRTASDYPVKDVPMTAVKLSGGLWGARQATDIAVTIGHQIEENEATGRIRNFEAAAATLRGEKGGKFASHYAFDDSDVYKTIEAAAYVLMLKPEPGLDKKLDEWIAKIAAAQEPDGYLYTARTIDPAHPHRMSGPERWVNLKDSHELYCLGHLYEAAVAHRQATGKRNLFDVAVKSADFIAATFGPGEKQNHRVPGHEEIELGLVKLYRATGKEAYLDLARYFINQRGNAVGHELYGEYAQDHKPVREQTEAVGHAVRAAYLYSGMADVAALTGDATLMTALDAIWEDVVNKKLYLTGGIGAAGGWEGFGPAYDLPNPSGYAETCATIAYALWNYRMFRAKADGKYMDLFERAALNAFLSGSGMSGDLYFYPNPLASFGQHERTPWFTCACCPPNVARFIAEIGGFAYGTAGDKVYVSLYAAGTATVETAAGSLTIAQTTDYPWSGNVSLKIAPVRPASLTILLRVPSWAQGRPLPGNLYRYADAAAEPVTIKVNGQAVPVVVEKGFAPVARKWSAGDTIELSLPMPVRRVLANEAVASDIGRTAVERGPLVYCAEGVDNGGRVAGLVLEDAAALTAVPKPDLLNGLTVITGPATAMEIKAGKMIGRPQPLQLIPYYSWAHRGKGEMEVWLAREPGKARPTPEPGLSAKAKVSASEGAQKLAGLNDQYDPERSDDAVGYMHWWPKKGTREWVEYDFAKPVRVSEMGVYWFDDTGGGECRVPAIWTAFYKAGATWVPIKAGDPYGTAKDAYNTVRFAPVTTTGLRLEIQLPEKYSTGIQEWKVK, encoded by the coding sequence ATGATCCGTCGCATCCCCCTTCCCGCCGTCTTTCTGGGCGCCGCGGCCCTTCTGTCCGCCGCCTGCGTCACCCGAACCGCCTCCGACTATCCCGTCAAGGACGTCCCCATGACCGCCGTCAAGCTGAGCGGCGGGTTGTGGGGCGCCCGGCAGGCGACCGACATCGCCGTCACCATCGGCCACCAGATCGAGGAGAACGAGGCCACCGGGCGCATCCGGAACTTCGAGGCCGCCGCTGCGACCCTGAGAGGCGAAAAAGGCGGCAAGTTCGCTTCCCACTACGCCTTCGACGACTCGGACGTCTATAAAACCATCGAGGCGGCCGCCTATGTCCTGATGCTCAAGCCCGAGCCCGGGCTCGACAAGAAGCTGGACGAATGGATTGCCAAGATCGCTGCGGCCCAGGAGCCGGACGGATACCTCTACACCGCCCGCACGATCGACCCCGCTCACCCCCATCGCATGTCCGGGCCGGAGCGCTGGGTCAATCTCAAGGACAGCCACGAGCTCTACTGCCTGGGCCACCTCTACGAGGCGGCCGTGGCCCACCGCCAGGCGACCGGCAAGAGGAATCTCTTCGACGTTGCCGTCAAGAGCGCCGATTTCATCGCCGCGACTTTCGGGCCCGGCGAGAAGCAGAACCACCGCGTCCCCGGCCACGAGGAGATCGAGCTGGGTCTGGTCAAGCTCTACCGGGCCACCGGGAAGGAAGCCTACCTGGACCTGGCCCGCTACTTCATCAACCAGCGCGGCAACGCCGTCGGGCACGAGCTCTACGGTGAATACGCCCAGGACCACAAGCCCGTCCGCGAGCAGACCGAGGCCGTCGGGCATGCCGTCCGGGCCGCCTATCTCTATTCCGGCATGGCCGACGTTGCCGCCCTGACCGGGGACGCCACCCTGATGACCGCTTTGGATGCGATCTGGGAGGATGTCGTCAATAAAAAGCTGTATCTGACCGGCGGCATCGGGGCGGCGGGCGGCTGGGAGGGCTTCGGCCCGGCCTACGACCTGCCCAATCCGAGCGGCTACGCCGAAACCTGCGCCACGATCGCCTACGCCCTCTGGAACTACCGCATGTTCAGGGCCAAGGCCGACGGCAAGTACATGGATCTTTTCGAGCGGGCGGCGCTCAACGCTTTTCTCTCCGGGTCGGGCATGAGCGGCGACCTCTACTTCTACCCCAACCCCCTGGCCTCCTTCGGCCAGCATGAGCGGACGCCCTGGTTCACCTGCGCCTGCTGCCCGCCCAACGTGGCCCGCTTCATCGCCGAGATAGGCGGGTTCGCCTACGGCACGGCCGGCGACAAAGTCTACGTCAGCCTGTATGCCGCGGGGACGGCGACGGTCGAGACCGCGGCCGGGTCCCTGACTATCGCGCAGACGACCGACTATCCCTGGTCCGGAAACGTCTCGCTCAAGATCGCCCCCGTCCGGCCGGCGTCGTTGACGATCCTCCTACGGGTCCCGAGCTGGGCCCAGGGCCGGCCTCTGCCCGGCAATCTCTACCGCTACGCCGACGCCGCGGCCGAGCCGGTGACGATCAAGGTCAACGGCCAGGCCGTCCCCGTCGTCGTCGAGAAGGGCTTCGCTCCCGTGGCCCGGAAATGGAGCGCCGGCGACACGATCGAGCTGTCGCTGCCGATGCCGGTGCGGCGGGTGCTGGCCAACGAGGCCGTGGCTTCCGACATCGGCCGGACCGCCGTGGAGCGCGGGCCTCTGGTCTATTGCGCAGAAGGCGTCGATAACGGCGGACGCGTGGCCGGCCTCGTCCTGGAGGACGCGGCTGCGCTGACGGCCGTGCCGAAGCCGGACCTGCTGAACGGACTGACCGTCATCACCGGGCCGGCGACCGCCATGGAGATCAAGGCCGGCAAGATGATCGGCCGGCCCCAGCCGCTCCAGCTCATCCCATATTATTCGTGGGCCCATCGCGGCAAGGGCGAGATGGAAGTCTGGCTGGCCCGCGAGCCCGGCAAGGCCCGGCCGACCCCGGAGCCGGGGCTGTCGGCCAAGGCCAAAGTTTCCGCTTCGGAGGGCGCCCAGAAGCTGGCCGGGCTCAACGACCAGTACGACCCCGAGCGATCCGACGACGCCGTCGGATACATGCACTGGTGGCCCAAGAAGGGCACCCGGGAGTGGGTCGAGTATGATTTCGCCAAGCCGGTCCGGGTCTCGGAGATGGGCGTCTATTGGTTCGACGACACGGGCGGCGGCGAGTGCCGGGTGCCTGCGATCTGGACCGCGTTTTATAAGGCCGGCGCGACTTGGGTCCCGATCAAAGCCGGGGATCCCTACGGCACGGCCAAGGATGCTTACAACACGGTCCGCTTCGCCCCTGTGACCACCACCGGGCTGCGGCTGGAGATTCAATTGCCCGAGAAGTATTCGACGGGGATCCAGGAGTGGAAGGTCAAATAA
- a CDS encoding alpha-L-arabinofuranosidase encodes MTKRSMSRMISVGVLVGLALAGAAFGQGKAVPNAMINGSFEDLAAGGPKDWRSVNWEAKAEFGLDDAIARSGLRSVRISSAAGADASWQVIVPVKPFAKYKLSGWIKTQDLVPGAGKGALINLHGLDVMTTALSGTRDWTRVEVAFDTGRNDAVSVNCLFGGWGKSVGTAWFDDLALTLVSARTLKPEAVIDAAALRTPISRYIYGQFIEHLGRCIYGGLWAEMLEDRKFFYPVGGKESPWKAVGEAGNVRMNPVLPYVGVQAPEIRMKGDGTPGGLVQEDLAVVAGKSYAGRIVLAGDPGSVPIEVSLIWGPGAADRQTIELRDVGVDYKTFPLAFTAAASSDKAGLQISSRGREAFRVGPVSLMPADNVEGFRPDVLKLLKDLNSPVYRWPGGNFVSGYDWRDGLGDPDRRPPRKNPAWLGVEPNDVGIHEFLRFCELVGTDPYITVNSGQGNESLAADEVEYVNGPADSTMGARRVKNGHPAPWKVRIWSIGNEMYGDWQLGHMPLPDYVMKHNRFANVMWVKDPSIRLVGVGAEGDWSRGMLAGSAASMDYLSEHFYVGSQPGLLGHVDQMPREIKRIADAHRAYRKAIPALKNKTIPVALDEWNYWYGPHVYGELGTQYFLRDALGVAAGLHEYFRNSDIFFMANYAQTVNVIGALKTSKTAAVLDTTGLVLELYRNHYGTIPVRVSGTPEPLDVAAAWKDAKKKILTVAVVNPTRTAQKLPLIFKGLKLPETIKKYIITGADEMACNVPGQAPGVKITELDGVEMGTTLNLLPLSVTIYEIAVK; translated from the coding sequence ATGACTAAGCGTTCAATGTCCCGAATGATAAGTGTTGGCGTTCTTGTCGGGCTGGCGCTGGCCGGCGCGGCGTTCGGCCAAGGCAAGGCCGTCCCCAACGCCATGATCAACGGCTCGTTCGAGGATCTGGCCGCCGGCGGGCCCAAAGACTGGCGAAGCGTCAACTGGGAGGCCAAGGCTGAGTTCGGACTGGACGACGCCATCGCCCGCTCCGGCCTGCGCAGCGTCCGCATCTCTTCGGCCGCCGGCGCCGATGCGTCCTGGCAAGTCATCGTCCCCGTCAAGCCCTTTGCCAAATACAAGCTCAGCGGCTGGATCAAAACCCAGGACCTCGTCCCCGGCGCAGGCAAAGGCGCGCTCATCAACCTGCACGGGCTGGACGTCATGACCACCGCCTTGAGCGGGACGCGCGATTGGACCCGGGTCGAAGTCGCCTTTGACACGGGCCGGAACGACGCCGTCTCGGTCAACTGCCTGTTTGGCGGCTGGGGCAAGTCCGTCGGCACGGCCTGGTTCGACGACCTGGCCTTGACCCTTGTCTCGGCCCGGACCCTCAAGCCCGAGGCGGTGATCGACGCGGCCGCGCTCCGGACGCCGATCTCCCGATACATCTACGGCCAGTTCATCGAGCACCTCGGCCGCTGCATCTACGGCGGCCTCTGGGCCGAGATGTTGGAGGACCGCAAGTTCTTCTATCCGGTCGGCGGCAAGGAATCGCCCTGGAAGGCCGTGGGCGAAGCCGGTAACGTGCGGATGAACCCGGTCCTGCCCTATGTCGGGGTCCAAGCGCCCGAGATCCGGATGAAGGGCGACGGCACGCCCGGCGGGCTCGTCCAGGAGGACCTGGCCGTCGTTGCCGGGAAATCATACGCCGGCCGGATCGTCCTGGCCGGCGATCCCGGATCCGTTCCTATCGAAGTCAGCCTGATTTGGGGCCCGGGGGCAGCCGATCGGCAGACCATCGAGCTGCGGGACGTAGGCGTCGATTACAAGACCTTCCCGCTGGCGTTCACCGCGGCCGCGTCGAGCGACAAGGCCGGCCTCCAGATCTCCAGCCGGGGCCGGGAGGCTTTCCGGGTGGGCCCTGTTTCGCTGATGCCGGCGGACAATGTCGAAGGCTTCCGTCCCGACGTCCTCAAGCTGCTCAAAGACCTCAATTCGCCCGTCTACCGCTGGCCGGGCGGCAACTTCGTCAGCGGCTATGACTGGCGGGACGGCTTGGGCGATCCGGACCGCCGGCCGCCGCGCAAGAACCCGGCCTGGCTCGGGGTCGAGCCCAACGATGTCGGCATCCACGAGTTCCTGCGGTTCTGCGAGCTTGTCGGGACCGATCCTTATATCACCGTCAACAGCGGGCAGGGCAACGAGAGCCTGGCCGCCGACGAGGTCGAATACGTCAACGGCCCGGCCGACTCGACCATGGGCGCCCGGCGGGTCAAGAACGGGCACCCGGCGCCCTGGAAGGTCAGAATCTGGTCGATCGGAAACGAGATGTACGGCGACTGGCAGCTCGGCCATATGCCGCTCCCCGATTACGTCATGAAACATAACCGGTTTGCCAACGTCATGTGGGTCAAAGATCCCTCCATCCGGCTCGTCGGTGTCGGGGCGGAGGGCGATTGGAGCCGGGGCATGTTGGCTGGGAGCGCGGCCTCGATGGATTACCTGAGCGAGCATTTCTACGTCGGCTCGCAGCCCGGGCTTCTCGGCCACGTCGACCAGATGCCGCGCGAGATCAAGCGGATCGCCGACGCTCATCGGGCTTACCGGAAAGCGATCCCGGCCCTTAAGAACAAGACCATCCCGGTGGCCTTGGACGAGTGGAACTATTGGTACGGCCCGCACGTCTACGGCGAGCTGGGGACCCAGTATTTCCTGCGCGATGCCCTGGGGGTAGCGGCCGGCCTGCACGAGTACTTCCGCAACTCCGACATCTTCTTCATGGCCAATTACGCCCAGACCGTGAATGTCATCGGCGCCTTGAAGACCTCCAAGACGGCCGCCGTTCTCGACACGACCGGATTGGTTCTCGAGCTCTACCGGAACCATTACGGCACTATCCCGGTCCGCGTTTCGGGGACTCCCGAACCGCTCGATGTGGCTGCGGCCTGGAAGGACGCCAAGAAAAAGATCCTGACCGTGGCCGTGGTCAACCCGACCCGGACGGCCCAGAAGCTGCCGTTGATTTTCAAGGGCCTCAAGCTTCCCGAGACGATCAAGAAGTACATCATTACCGGTGCCGACGAGATGGCCTGTAACGTTCCGGGCCAGGCGCCGGGCGTCAAGATCACCGAATTGGACGGCGTCGAGATGGGCACGACATTGAACCTTCTTCCCTTGAGCGTGACGATCTACGAGATCGCGGTCAAATGA
- a CDS encoding glycoside hydrolase family 127 protein: MTRARLIALASLPALLGALLAACAKPPAPPAAVSDYPIRPVPFTQVKVDDAFWAPRMETNRAVTIPFALDKNEETGRVDNFRKAAGLMKGAFQGKRYNDSDVYKVMEAASYTLMLKPDAGLAKRLDDLIAVIAKAQESDGYLYTNRTIDPRHPAPGAGPKRWSNLRVSHELYNVGHMYEAAVAHFQATGKRTFLDVAIKNANLLVRTFGPGRRRAFPGHQEVEIGLGKLFRVTGTIAYLDLAKFFLDERGHYFQGERHAPDDPFAVYDSDEYLQNHKPVLEQVEAVGHAVRAMYMYAGMADVAALGGHPDYVRAIDRLWENVVGKKLYITGGVGARAEAEAFGDAYELPNRTAYTETCAAVGNALWQERLFLLHGRSDYVDVLERVMYNGLLSGVSLDGTAFFYQNPLEADGKTALYQGQVGRAPWFEVSCCPPNISRFLPSVPGYVYASKDDILYVNLFMTNTATIGLAGHKVAIAQETRYPWDGTIAIAVDPDSPAEFALHVRIPGWARNEPVPTDLYRYLDAGVEAPSLRINGTAAPIDLLDGYAAIRRRWSKGDRVELRLPMPVRRVLARESVVEDAGKTAVQRGPLVFCAEGVDNGGRALDIVLPDESAFAAAFEPGLLNGVVVLRGRSARKAGGGEREIVLVPYYAWANRGAGEMKVWFPRR, translated from the coding sequence GTGACCCGAGCCCGCCTGATCGCTCTCGCCTCGCTGCCGGCCCTGTTGGGCGCGCTCTTGGCCGCCTGCGCCAAGCCGCCCGCGCCGCCGGCCGCCGTTTCGGATTACCCCATCCGGCCCGTGCCGTTCACCCAGGTCAAGGTCGACGACGCCTTCTGGGCCCCGAGGATGGAGACGAACCGGGCCGTGACCATTCCCTTCGCCCTGGACAAAAACGAGGAGACGGGGCGGGTGGACAATTTTCGCAAAGCGGCCGGGCTGATGAAGGGCGCCTTCCAGGGCAAGCGCTACAACGATTCCGACGTTTACAAGGTCATGGAGGCCGCTTCCTATACGCTCATGTTGAAGCCCGACGCCGGCTTGGCGAAGAGGCTCGACGACCTGATCGCCGTCATCGCCAAGGCCCAGGAGTCCGACGGCTACCTCTACACCAACCGGACCATCGATCCGCGCCATCCCGCGCCGGGGGCCGGGCCCAAACGGTGGTCCAACCTCCGGGTCAGCCACGAGCTCTACAACGTCGGCCATATGTACGAAGCGGCGGTCGCGCACTTCCAGGCCACTGGGAAGCGCACCTTCCTCGATGTCGCGATCAAAAACGCGAACCTGCTCGTCCGAACCTTCGGCCCCGGCCGGCGCCGCGCCTTTCCCGGCCATCAGGAGGTCGAGATCGGGCTGGGCAAGCTGTTCCGGGTCACCGGGACAATCGCTTATCTCGACCTGGCCAAGTTTTTCCTCGACGAGCGGGGCCATTATTTCCAGGGCGAACGGCACGCCCCCGATGACCCCTTCGCCGTCTACGACTCGGACGAATACCTGCAGAATCACAAGCCCGTCCTGGAGCAGGTCGAGGCCGTCGGGCATGCCGTCCGGGCCATGTATATGTATGCCGGAATGGCCGACGTGGCCGCCTTGGGCGGGCATCCCGACTATGTCAGGGCCATCGACCGGTTGTGGGAAAACGTGGTCGGTAAAAAGCTGTACATCACGGGTGGCGTGGGCGCCCGGGCCGAGGCCGAAGCCTTCGGGGACGCCTATGAGCTGCCCAATCGAACCGCGTACACGGAAACGTGCGCCGCCGTCGGCAACGCCCTGTGGCAGGAGCGGCTCTTCCTCCTGCACGGCCGCTCGGACTACGTCGACGTCCTGGAGCGAGTGATGTACAACGGCCTGCTCTCCGGCGTCTCGCTCGACGGCACGGCCTTCTTCTATCAGAATCCCTTGGAGGCCGACGGCAAGACCGCGCTCTACCAGGGCCAAGTCGGGCGCGCGCCCTGGTTCGAGGTCTCCTGCTGTCCGCCCAACATCTCCCGCTTCCTGCCATCCGTTCCGGGTTACGTTTATGCCAGCAAGGACGACATCCTCTACGTCAATCTGTTTATGACCAATACGGCGACGATCGGTCTGGCCGGGCATAAAGTCGCCATCGCCCAGGAGACGCGCTATCCCTGGGACGGCACGATTGCGATCGCGGTCGACCCCGACTCGCCGGCTGAATTCGCGCTCCACGTCCGCATCCCCGGCTGGGCCCGCAACGAGCCCGTGCCCACCGATCTCTATCGGTACCTGGATGCCGGCGTCGAGGCTCCCTCGCTCCGGATCAACGGGACCGCGGCGCCGATCGATCTGCTGGACGGATACGCGGCCATCCGCCGCCGCTGGTCCAAGGGGGATCGCGTCGAGCTGCGCCTGCCGATGCCGGTCCGCCGCGTCTTAGCCAGGGAATCGGTCGTCGAAGACGCCGGCAAAACCGCCGTCCAGCGCGGCCCGCTCGTCTTCTGCGCCGAGGGTGTCGATAACGGCGGCCGGGCCCTGGACATTGTGCTGCCGGATGAGTCGGCCTTTGCGGCCGCTTTCGAACCGGGCCTGCTTAACGGAGTGGTCGTCCTGCGAGGCCGCTCCGCCCGAAAGGCAGGGGGAGGCGAGCGGGAAATCGTCCTGGTGCCCTACTACGCCTGGGCCAATCGCGGCGCCGGCGAGATGAAAGTCTGGTTCCCACGCCGCTAA